The Roseimicrobium gellanilyticum genome contains a region encoding:
- a CDS encoding NAD(P)H-dependent oxidoreductase, with amino-acid sequence MTPIPPNQLVEALEWRYATQVFDPTKKIPAETWAALEASLILTPSSYGLQPWKFVVVTDPELRERLVPFTYRQRQVADASHLVVMCVKKTMDEAHVDRFLERIIQLRGGTADSLAKMRKGILGDIVTGSRSQMVTEWAIRQAYIALGQFIASCAVLGVDSCPMEGFMPHKYDEELGLAAEGYTAAVLCPAGYRSESDRYATLPKVRFAAEHMIHRHE; translated from the coding sequence ATGACTCCCATCCCGCCCAACCAGCTCGTCGAGGCGCTTGAGTGGCGCTATGCCACGCAGGTCTTTGATCCTACGAAGAAGATCCCTGCGGAAACCTGGGCGGCGTTGGAGGCATCCCTGATCCTCACGCCTTCGTCGTATGGGTTGCAGCCGTGGAAATTTGTAGTCGTGACGGACCCGGAACTGCGGGAGAGATTGGTCCCCTTCACCTACCGGCAACGTCAGGTGGCGGACGCCTCCCATCTGGTCGTGATGTGTGTGAAGAAGACCATGGATGAGGCCCATGTGGATCGATTTCTTGAGCGCATCATCCAGCTTCGCGGTGGCACGGCGGATTCCCTGGCGAAAATGCGCAAAGGGATTCTCGGGGACATTGTGACGGGATCACGGAGCCAAATGGTGACGGAGTGGGCCATCCGCCAGGCCTACATCGCGCTTGGCCAGTTCATCGCCTCGTGTGCGGTGCTGGGAGTGGACTCCTGCCCCATGGAGGGCTTCATGCCTCACAAGTATGACGAAGAACTCGGGCTCGCCGCGGAGGGATACACCGCCGCCGTGCTGTGTCCCGCGGGCTACCGCTCTGAAAGCGACCGCTACGCCACCCTGCCCAAGGTGCGCTTCGCCGCAGAGCACATGATTCATCGTCACGAATAG
- a CDS encoding citrate synthase: MALVSKGLEGVVAAETRLGEVKGAEGILFYCGYDINELAGHVSYEEVVYLLFHQHLPNRAELDALTTALRAERELPQGVIDFLTSAPKSAKPIDVMRTAVSMLGCYDTLRHDLNMGEHRATAIKLVSQIGIIAAYFHRARQGLSLPPIRKDLSEAAHFLYLMSGEVPSKEAEQTLDVAYVLHAEHGFNASTFTARVVASTLSDMYSSISAAIGALKGPLHGGANEGVIHMLEEIGSPDKVDSWVADALAQKKKIMGIGHRVYKVLDPRAPHLQKMAIKLTEQLGEPKWIQMSERIATIMREQKGLNANVDFYSATVYHSLNIPTDLFTPIFAISRMSGWTAHVLEQWSDNRLFRPLSEYVGKAYGQKVVPVDER; the protein is encoded by the coding sequence ATGGCACTGGTCAGCAAAGGTCTCGAAGGCGTGGTGGCAGCGGAAACGCGCCTCGGTGAAGTGAAAGGCGCGGAGGGCATCCTGTTCTACTGCGGCTATGACATCAACGAACTGGCTGGCCATGTGAGCTATGAGGAAGTGGTCTACCTGCTTTTCCACCAGCATCTGCCGAATCGCGCCGAACTGGACGCCCTGACCACCGCCTTGCGTGCCGAGCGCGAACTGCCGCAGGGTGTGATTGACTTCCTCACCAGCGCCCCAAAGAGCGCCAAACCCATCGACGTCATGCGTACGGCGGTGTCGATGCTCGGCTGTTACGACACCCTGCGTCATGACCTGAACATGGGTGAGCACCGGGCCACGGCCATCAAGCTCGTCTCGCAGATCGGTATCATTGCCGCTTATTTCCATCGCGCCCGCCAGGGTCTCAGCCTGCCGCCCATCCGCAAGGACCTGAGCGAAGCCGCCCACTTCCTCTACCTCATGAGCGGAGAGGTCCCGAGCAAAGAGGCTGAACAGACACTGGACGTGGCCTACGTGCTGCATGCCGAGCACGGCTTCAATGCGAGCACCTTCACCGCCCGCGTGGTCGCCAGCACCCTGAGCGACATGTATTCCTCCATCAGCGCCGCCATCGGCGCACTCAAAGGACCGCTGCACGGTGGCGCCAACGAAGGCGTCATCCACATGCTTGAGGAAATCGGCAGCCCCGACAAGGTGGACTCCTGGGTCGCGGACGCGCTCGCGCAGAAGAAGAAGATCATGGGCATCGGCCACCGCGTGTACAAGGTGCTCGACCCCCGCGCGCCGCACCTCCAAAAGATGGCCATCAAGCTCACCGAGCAGCTGGGCGAGCCCAAGTGGATCCAGATGTCCGAGCGCATTGCCACCATCATGCGCGAGCAGAAGGGCCTGAACGCGAACGTGGACTTCTACAGCGCCACGGTTTACCACAGCCTCAACATCCCGACGGATCTCTTCACCCCGATCTTCGCCATCTCCCGCATGAGCGGCTGGACCGCCCACGTGCTGGAGCAGTGGAGCGACAACCGCCTCTTCCGCCCGCTTTCCGAATACGTCGGAAAGGCGTATGGCCAGAAGGTGGTGCCGGTGGATGAGCGCTAA